In the genome of uncultured Treponema sp., one region contains:
- a CDS encoding DUF192 domain-containing protein has protein sequence MRKFKFFAIFAVCAFVPVFVSCQNKKFNLPVKEIEILTSAGNSVFVKAEIAQKEEERNYGFMNRKNIPEGTGMLFVFEKDQVLSFWMKNTPHPLSIAYIDRTGAIQNIFDMTPFSLAPVKSTRSVRYALEVPQGWFEKAGIKTGDKVAVD, from the coding sequence ATGAGAAAATTTAAGTTTTTTGCGATTTTTGCAGTTTGTGCTTTTGTTCCTGTTTTTGTTTCGTGTCAGAATAAAAAATTTAATCTTCCTGTAAAAGAAATTGAAATCTTGACTTCCGCAGGAAATTCCGTTTTTGTAAAAGCCGAGATTGCCCAAAAAGAAGAAGAGCGCAATTACGGATTTATGAACCGCAAGAATATTCCAGAAGGAACCGGAATGCTTTTTGTTTTTGAAAAAGATCAGGTTTTAAGTTTCTGGATGAAAAACACGCCGCATCCACTTTCAATTGCGTACATTGACAGAACTGGAGCAATTCAAAATATTTTTGACATGACGCCTTTTAGTCTTGCGCCTGTAAAAAGCACTCGTTCTGTACGATATGCTTTGGAAGTTCCGCAGGGCTGGTTTGAAAAAGCCGGAATAAAAACTGGCGATAAAGTTGCTGTGGATTAA